A window of Mycolicibacterium fluoranthenivorans contains these coding sequences:
- a CDS encoding sensor histidine kinase yields the protein MLEAATRYIRAWARLQQPRIPGGFSWPFVLTIDVTMVMIGVIATLQRPMSDWPAAVLANAIAIIPWAMFFVFKDHRCEGPALWAAWTAASAILLFGTSTPIHGDFAPFLLGLVAGVVGAITSTRGGALAATSAAALLVYAAITHRIDTPAIYLSFVGIAWLIGYLVRGQQLLLVKQREAQAQLATLAAADERRRIAREVHDVIAHSLSITLLHLTGARHALQHDGDDVEAVNALQQAERLGRQAMDDIRHTVGLLAADADPMAPEPGVSDISTLAEDFARAGLDLTLEIGGKLEYVSAAAGLALYRIAQESLSNIAKHAPASPATVTLTVSRTAATLTVINALPDHDIPPNTTQGRGVRGMRQRIELLGGTVDIGAGPVSWSVQATVPSYAADMDLPARMRAS from the coding sequence ATGCTGGAAGCGGCCACACGCTACATACGGGCCTGGGCGCGTCTACAGCAGCCGCGCATCCCGGGCGGCTTCAGCTGGCCCTTCGTTCTGACCATCGATGTCACCATGGTGATGATCGGCGTCATCGCCACCCTGCAACGGCCGATGTCGGACTGGCCGGCCGCGGTACTCGCCAATGCGATCGCGATCATCCCGTGGGCGATGTTCTTCGTGTTCAAGGACCACCGATGTGAGGGCCCCGCGCTGTGGGCGGCCTGGACCGCCGCCTCGGCCATTCTGCTCTTCGGCACCTCCACCCCCATTCACGGCGACTTCGCACCGTTCCTGCTCGGACTGGTCGCCGGCGTCGTCGGCGCCATCACCTCGACCCGCGGCGGCGCGCTGGCCGCGACGTCGGCTGCCGCCCTGTTGGTGTACGCCGCGATCACCCACCGCATCGACACTCCCGCGATCTACCTGAGCTTCGTCGGGATCGCCTGGCTGATCGGATATCTGGTGCGCGGTCAACAGCTGCTGCTCGTCAAACAGCGCGAAGCCCAGGCACAGCTGGCCACGCTCGCCGCGGCCGACGAGCGCCGGCGCATCGCCCGCGAAGTGCACGATGTCATCGCCCACTCGCTGAGCATCACGCTGCTGCACCTCACCGGTGCACGGCACGCACTCCAGCATGACGGCGACGATGTCGAGGCCGTCAACGCGCTGCAGCAGGCCGAACGCCTGGGACGCCAGGCCATGGACGATATCCGCCACACCGTCGGGCTGCTCGCGGCCGATGCCGACCCCATGGCGCCGGAACCCGGTGTGTCCGACATCTCGACTCTGGCCGAGGATTTCGCGCGCGCCGGGTTGGACCTCACCCTCGAGATCGGCGGCAAACTCGAATACGTGTCCGCCGCTGCCGGTCTGGCGCTGTACCGGATTGCCCAGGAGTCGCTGTCCAATATCGCCAAACACGCGCCGGCCTCGCCGGCCACGGTGACCCTGACGGTATCCCGCACCGCCGCGACACTCACCGTGATCAACGCGCTGCCCGACCACGACATCCCGCCGAACACCACCCAGGGCCGTGGTGTCCGCGGCATGCGCCAGCGCATCGAACTGCTCGGCGGCACCGTCGACATCGGAGCGGGCCCGGTCAGCTGGTCGGTGCAGGCCACCGTGCCGTCGTACGCGGCGGATATGGACCTGCCGGCCAGGATGCGGGCCTCGTGA
- a CDS encoding histone-like nucleoid-structuring protein Lsr2: MAERVVRQLIDDLDGSEISDGGGERIEFSVRGVEYQIDLAASNIAKLDKALKPFVDAAVKVRGSRPRRAVKSISLNGSGNGGGSKEQLAAIRKWARKNGFEVSDRGRIKGEILEAFEAAH; this comes from the coding sequence ATGGCCGAACGAGTTGTCCGCCAATTAATTGACGACCTGGATGGTTCTGAAATTTCGGATGGCGGCGGTGAGCGTATCGAGTTCTCGGTGCGCGGTGTTGAGTATCAGATCGACTTGGCGGCGTCGAACATCGCCAAGCTCGATAAGGCGTTGAAGCCGTTTGTCGACGCAGCGGTGAAGGTTCGCGGATCGCGCCCGCGCCGCGCCGTGAAATCGATTTCCCTCAACGGTAGTGGCAACGGCGGCGGCTCCAAGGAGCAGCTCGCGGCCATCCGGAAGTGGGCCAGGAAGAACGGGTTTGAGGTTTCCGACCGGGGACGCATCAAGGGCGAGATCCTCGAGGCCTTCGAGGCTGCGCACTAG
- a CDS encoding DUF4193 family protein produces MAATVDYDAPRRRTIEEEGTVADPLADLAAELKPVPTDADDPAELAESFELPGADISGEEFTVTVVPKQDDEFTCTRCFLVTHRHRLGFARGAETVCADCA; encoded by the coding sequence ATGGCAGCGACAGTTGACTACGACGCACCGCGACGGCGCACGATCGAAGAGGAGGGCACTGTCGCGGACCCGCTGGCCGACCTGGCTGCCGAATTGAAGCCCGTGCCTACAGATGCTGATGACCCAGCCGAACTGGCCGAGTCCTTTGAGCTCCCAGGTGCCGATATCTCCGGCGAAGAGTTCACTGTCACGGTTGTTCCCAAACAGGACGACGAATTCACCTGTACCAGATGCTTTTTGGTGACGCACCGGCATCGGCTCGGTTTCGCCCGAGGGGCAGAGACGGTCTGCGCCGACTGCGCCTGA
- a CDS encoding DJ-1/PfpI family protein, giving the protein MHIAILTFEGFNELDSLIALGVLNRVRKADWRVSIACPTPRVRSMNGVVIESMASLQEARSADAVIVGSGMQTREVVANPALMEQLRLDPSLQLLAGQCSGTLVLAKLGLLQGVPACTDLTTKPWVIEAGVEVLNQPLYARGNVATAGGCLASPYLAAWIIARLEGIGAAESALHYVAPVGEKEEYVTRAMGNIAPYLEHAVAAV; this is encoded by the coding sequence ATGCACATCGCCATCCTCACCTTCGAAGGTTTCAACGAACTCGACTCGCTGATCGCCCTGGGCGTGCTCAATCGGGTGCGCAAAGCTGATTGGCGCGTCTCGATCGCATGCCCGACACCGCGTGTGCGTTCCATGAACGGTGTGGTGATCGAGTCGATGGCGAGCCTGCAGGAGGCCCGCTCCGCCGACGCCGTGATCGTCGGCAGTGGCATGCAGACACGCGAGGTGGTGGCCAATCCGGCCCTGATGGAACAACTTCGACTCGACCCATCACTACAGTTGCTCGCCGGTCAATGCTCAGGGACGTTGGTCCTGGCCAAACTCGGCTTGCTGCAAGGTGTTCCGGCATGTACCGATCTGACGACGAAGCCGTGGGTGATCGAGGCCGGCGTCGAGGTCCTCAATCAACCCCTGTACGCCAGGGGTAACGTCGCGACCGCAGGCGGTTGTCTGGCGTCACCGTATCTGGCCGCGTGGATCATTGCTCGCCTCGAAGGCATTGGCGCAGCGGAAAGCGCGTTGCATTACGTTGCGCCCGTGGGTGAGAAGGAAGAGTACGTCACTCGGGCCATGGGCAACATCGCCCCGTACCTGGAACACGCGGTCGCTGCCGTCTAG
- a CDS encoding ArsI/CadI family heavy metal resistance metalloenzyme: MSRVQLALNVDDLEEAITFYTKLFNTAPAKVKPGYANFAVSEPPLKLVLLENPGKGGTINHLGVEVASSETVHDEIARLTGEGLFTDEEIGTTCCFATQDKVWVTGPAGEKWEVYTVLADSDTFGSSPQHLDENADAAGGCCGSQAIDLDTRLAGSHPAQ; encoded by the coding sequence ATGTCCCGTGTACAACTGGCACTCAACGTCGACGACCTTGAGGAAGCAATCACGTTCTACACCAAGCTGTTCAACACCGCCCCGGCCAAGGTGAAGCCCGGCTATGCGAACTTCGCCGTCTCCGAGCCGCCACTGAAGCTGGTGCTCTTGGAGAACCCCGGCAAGGGCGGCACCATCAACCACTTGGGCGTCGAGGTCGCCTCCAGCGAGACCGTGCACGACGAGATCGCCCGCCTGACCGGCGAGGGCTTGTTCACCGACGAAGAGATCGGCACCACCTGTTGCTTCGCCACCCAGGACAAGGTGTGGGTGACCGGTCCGGCCGGCGAGAAGTGGGAGGTCTATACCGTGCTCGCGGACTCCGACACCTTCGGCTCCAGCCCGCAGCATCTCGACGAGAACGCCGATGCCGCGGGTGGGTGCTGCGGGAGTCAGGCGATCGACCTGGATACGCGCCTGGCCGGAAGCCACCCCGCTCAGTAG
- a CDS encoding Rv2640c family ArsR-like transcriptional regulator: protein MPKALPVIDTSAPVCCAPVAAGPMSDDDALNVALRLKALADPARVKVMSYLFSSAAGEENSGDLAAALALTESTVSHHLTQLRNAGLVLSERRGMKVFHRAHPEAMQALCVVLDPHCCR from the coding sequence ATGCCTAAAGCGCTGCCCGTGATCGATACGTCCGCGCCGGTGTGCTGCGCCCCGGTCGCCGCCGGCCCGATGAGCGATGACGATGCGCTCAACGTGGCCCTGCGGCTCAAGGCGCTTGCCGATCCCGCGCGCGTGAAGGTGATGTCCTACCTGTTCTCCTCGGCGGCGGGGGAAGAGAACAGTGGCGACTTGGCGGCCGCGCTCGCGCTCACCGAATCCACGGTGAGTCACCACCTCACTCAACTGCGCAACGCTGGCCTGGTGCTCTCTGAGCGCCGCGGCATGAAGGTGTTTCACCGCGCTCATCCGGAAGCGATGCAGGCGTTGTGCGTCGTCTTGGATCCCCACTGCTGCAGGTGA
- a CDS encoding ankyrin repeat domain-containing protein has product MARTPLHQAAVRGTQDSVRDTIDEGFDVNEPDADGLTPLHMAAINKNYDAAKALLEAGAQVDLQDKWGNTSLWRAVFGKDGTLPLVELLIHYGADPTIENESGNSPLKLAQRLQKSDYLDAFAKRGPEANS; this is encoded by the coding sequence ATGGCTCGCACCCCGCTGCACCAAGCGGCTGTCCGGGGAACCCAGGACAGTGTTCGTGACACGATCGACGAAGGTTTCGACGTCAACGAACCCGACGCCGACGGCCTCACCCCCCTGCACATGGCCGCCATCAACAAGAACTATGACGCAGCAAAGGCACTTCTGGAAGCCGGCGCCCAGGTCGATCTCCAGGACAAATGGGGAAACACGTCCCTATGGCGTGCCGTCTTTGGCAAGGACGGCACTTTACCCCTCGTTGAGCTACTCATCCATTACGGTGCAGACCCCACTATCGAGAATGAAAGCGGGAACAGCCCGCTGAAACTAGCGCAACGACTCCAGAAATCGGACTACTTGGATGCCTTCGCCAAAAGGGGTCCCGAGGCCAACAGCTAG
- a CDS encoding PLP-dependent aminotransferase family protein produces MPAPRYKTIVDALASDIRLGRLTSGTRLPTHRDLAAREGIALATASRVYAELEAMGLVSAEQGRGTFVREVTLSPGHGIDQQVTRSGTVDLNFNYPSVPGQAETLRQALRDLANSGDLETLLRYQPHGGRPHERAVFAEHLRRRKLAVDAEHVLIVNGAQHGLTTTMLAALRPGDVVAADALTYPGFKVLAESLHLELAPIPSTQNGPDLDALTRLCTTRRVRAVYAMPTMHNPLSWVMDLAARRRLVDIAQEHQLLIIEDASYAYLDEKPPPPLAALAPACTVYVSGLSKSVATGLRVGFLAAPTSLISAIERAIRATTWNTPALTTAIATRWLHDGTVDRLESEKRADARARQAIAREAFGDLALITHPSSYYVWLPLPEPARVDRIAAALLRENISVSTAEPFSISGQVPQALRLALGSADIDTLGVTMRTVRQAVDAEIYR; encoded by the coding sequence GTGCCGGCTCCCCGCTACAAGACGATCGTGGACGCGCTGGCGTCCGATATTCGCTTGGGGCGGTTGACCTCGGGAACACGTCTGCCCACCCATCGCGACCTCGCCGCCCGCGAGGGCATCGCGTTGGCGACCGCGTCGCGGGTGTATGCCGAACTCGAAGCCATGGGCCTGGTCAGCGCCGAACAGGGGCGGGGCACCTTCGTGCGGGAGGTCACGCTGTCCCCCGGCCATGGCATCGACCAACAGGTCACCAGAAGCGGCACCGTCGATCTCAACTTCAACTACCCCTCGGTGCCCGGTCAGGCCGAGACACTCCGGCAGGCACTACGCGACCTCGCGAACTCCGGTGACCTGGAAACTCTGCTGCGGTATCAGCCCCACGGCGGCCGACCACACGAGCGCGCCGTCTTCGCCGAGCACCTACGACGCCGGAAACTCGCCGTCGACGCCGAGCACGTGCTGATCGTCAACGGGGCACAGCACGGACTCACCACCACGATGCTGGCGGCACTGCGCCCCGGCGACGTGGTCGCCGCCGACGCCCTCACCTACCCGGGCTTCAAAGTGCTCGCCGAAAGTCTGCACCTCGAACTGGCACCCATCCCGTCGACCCAGAACGGTCCGGACCTCGACGCGCTCACCCGCCTGTGCACCACGCGCAGGGTTCGCGCCGTGTACGCGATGCCGACCATGCACAACCCGTTGAGTTGGGTCATGGACCTCGCTGCGAGACGGCGCCTGGTCGACATTGCCCAAGAACATCAACTCCTCATCATCGAAGATGCCTCCTACGCCTACCTCGACGAGAAGCCACCCCCTCCCCTGGCCGCGCTGGCCCCCGCCTGCACCGTCTATGTATCGGGGCTGTCCAAGAGCGTCGCCACCGGGCTGCGTGTCGGGTTCCTCGCTGCCCCAACATCATTGATCTCTGCGATCGAGCGCGCCATCCGCGCCACCACGTGGAACACGCCGGCATTGACGACAGCCATCGCGACCCGCTGGCTTCACGACGGCACCGTCGACCGGCTCGAAAGCGAAAAACGTGCAGACGCGCGGGCCCGACAAGCCATCGCCCGTGAGGCATTCGGTGACCTGGCGCTCATCACCCACCCCTCGTCGTACTACGTATGGCTCCCGCTGCCCGAGCCAGCCCGCGTAGACCGGATCGCCGCAGCACTGCTGCGCGAGAACATCTCCGTGTCGACGGCCGAACCCTTTTCCATCTCCGGCCAGGTCCCGCAGGCGCTTCGACTCGCCCTCGGCTCCGCGGACATCGACACCCTCGGCGTGACGATGAGGACGGTCAGGCAGGCCGTCGATGCAGAGATCTACCGCTAA
- a CDS encoding DeoR/GlpR family DNA-binding transcription regulator, giving the protein MGVSVDAKTRRDRIEQRVRSDFEVGYAELASEFAVSEMTIRRDVEALEALGVVRRVVGGAIAVKGKDAEPSFATRVADAAEEKRHIADAVADLVSPGETLILDSGSTALAVARSLRGRRLGLTVVTPSILVALELVDEPDTTVVLTGGEVRPGELSLIGPTAEDTLAQYNCDTFVMGVAGIDVDRGISDYHHGESRVKRSASRRADRVIVAADKSKLGRVTFVSIAALADIGVIVTDGEVDHPALVAARGAGVEVICVAGDEDANS; this is encoded by the coding sequence TTGGGTGTGAGCGTGGACGCGAAGACCCGTCGCGACCGCATCGAGCAGCGCGTCAGAAGCGACTTCGAAGTCGGCTACGCCGAACTGGCCTCCGAGTTCGCGGTATCCGAGATGACCATCCGGCGTGATGTGGAAGCGCTGGAGGCCTTGGGTGTGGTGCGCCGAGTGGTCGGCGGCGCGATCGCCGTGAAAGGCAAAGATGCCGAACCCTCCTTCGCGACGCGGGTGGCCGACGCCGCCGAGGAGAAACGGCATATCGCCGATGCCGTGGCCGATCTCGTGAGCCCCGGTGAGACCCTGATCCTGGATTCCGGCAGCACCGCGCTCGCGGTGGCCCGCTCACTGCGCGGCCGCCGCCTCGGCCTGACGGTTGTCACGCCGAGCATCCTGGTGGCGCTGGAACTCGTCGACGAACCGGACACCACCGTCGTGCTGACCGGAGGTGAGGTGCGGCCGGGCGAATTGAGCCTGATCGGTCCGACCGCCGAGGACACGCTGGCTCAGTACAACTGCGACACCTTCGTCATGGGCGTGGCCGGCATCGATGTCGACCGCGGGATCTCCGACTACCACCACGGTGAGAGTCGGGTGAAGCGGTCGGCCAGCCGTCGCGCGGACCGGGTCATCGTCGCCGCCGACAAGAGCAAGCTGGGGCGCGTCACGTTCGTCAGCATCGCCGCACTGGCCGATATCGGAGTCATCGTCACCGACGGTGAGGTCGACCATCCGGCCCTGGTCGCCGCCCGCGGTGCCGGTGTGGAAGTCATCTGCGTCGCCGGGGATGAGGACGCCAACTCGTGA
- a CDS encoding FGGY-family carbohydrate kinase — MSDYTIGVDIGTTGTKTVLFSTDRGIVATATRETALYSTGPGIAEADTTQWHDNVVESIREVLTVGGVSAASVGAVATSGMVPAVVPVDREGNPLRRAILQNDARAHREVAELGAALSGVDLVTLTGSALTQQSVAPTTVWLREHEPEIYARTAHWVGSYDWVLTALGAPCHVEQNWALESGLFSIDGPIATPVLEAAKLDPETLAPVHRPGTRVGELSARAAELTGLRAGTALVVGGADHVLSAYAAGVNRPGDALVKLGGAGDILVASDTQVVDERLYLDAHPVPGHWLPNGCMATSGSLIRWFQALVGGADLSALDDEAAQRAPAEILCLPYFLGEKSPLHDPDLRGTFAGLHLGHTRADMYRSVLEAIAFGFRHHVDVFTDIGIPLSRVMITNGGSKSTLWKQIHADVLGLEMLPVRGHPGASLGAAVIAAIGIGALDDWSDAGRFITLDAPYVPDPARAAAYDDGYSAWRELGAAMTPISHRLARTPR; from the coding sequence GTGAGCGACTACACCATCGGCGTCGACATCGGCACCACCGGCACCAAGACGGTGTTGTTCAGCACGGACCGTGGCATCGTTGCCACCGCCACCCGTGAGACCGCGCTGTACTCGACCGGGCCGGGTATCGCCGAAGCCGACACCACGCAGTGGCACGACAATGTCGTCGAGTCCATCCGCGAAGTCCTCACCGTCGGTGGCGTTTCCGCCGCTTCCGTCGGCGCCGTCGCCACGTCGGGCATGGTGCCCGCCGTCGTCCCGGTGGACCGCGAGGGAAACCCGTTGCGGCGGGCCATCCTTCAGAACGATGCCAGGGCCCACCGTGAGGTGGCCGAACTCGGCGCTGCATTGTCCGGGGTCGACCTGGTCACCCTGACCGGGTCCGCACTGACCCAGCAGTCGGTGGCGCCCACCACCGTCTGGCTTCGTGAGCACGAACCCGAGATCTATGCTCGCACCGCACACTGGGTCGGTTCCTACGACTGGGTGCTCACCGCGTTGGGCGCGCCGTGTCACGTCGAACAGAACTGGGCGCTGGAATCGGGACTGTTCAGCATCGATGGACCGATCGCCACCCCTGTACTCGAGGCCGCGAAGCTGGACCCGGAAACCCTCGCGCCGGTGCACCGTCCGGGCACTCGCGTCGGTGAACTCAGTGCACGGGCCGCCGAACTGACCGGCCTGCGTGCGGGCACGGCACTGGTGGTCGGCGGCGCCGATCATGTGCTGTCCGCGTACGCCGCCGGAGTCAACAGGCCCGGCGACGCGCTGGTGAAACTCGGTGGTGCGGGCGACATCCTGGTCGCCAGTGACACTCAGGTCGTCGACGAACGCCTTTACCTGGATGCGCACCCGGTACCCGGGCACTGGCTGCCCAATGGGTGTATGGCCACCAGTGGCAGCCTGATCCGCTGGTTCCAGGCGCTCGTCGGGGGCGCCGACCTGAGCGCCCTCGATGACGAGGCGGCTCAGCGCGCGCCCGCCGAGATCCTTTGTCTGCCCTATTTTCTCGGCGAGAAGAGCCCGTTGCATGACCCGGACCTGCGCGGCACGTTCGCGGGTCTTCACCTCGGCCACACCAGGGCCGACATGTACCGCTCGGTATTGGAGGCGATCGCCTTCGGTTTCCGTCACCACGTCGACGTGTTCACCGATATCGGCATCCCGCTGAGTCGGGTGATGATCACCAACGGCGGCTCGAAATCCACACTGTGGAAACAGATCCACGCCGACGTGCTCGGCCTGGAGATGCTGCCCGTACGCGGGCACCCCGGAGCGTCGCTGGGCGCCGCGGTGATCGCCGCCATCGGCATCGGTGCGTTGGACGACTGGTCCGATGCCGGCCGGTTCATCACCCTGGACGCGCCGTACGTACCCGATCCGGCCCGGGCTGCGGCCTACGACGACGGGTATTCGGCATGGCGTGAACTCGGTGCGGCGATGACGCCCATCTCGCACCGGTTGGCTCGTACACCTCGATGA
- a CDS encoding response regulator, producing MTAGAPVTALIVDDQELVRSGLSLILREKHGIVVVGECSDGDEVPAAVDTYRPDVVVMDLRMKRVDGIEATRRLTAAGGPPVLALTTFNDDELLSDVLRAGADGFVLKDSPAEELIRAVRAVGSAQSYLDPAVTARVLTTYRNSAAPVADGSALAELTPRERDVLTLIAKGHTNTEIADELFISGLTVKTHIGRIFTKLGLRDRASAIVFAYEQRIVTPR from the coding sequence GTGACCGCCGGCGCGCCGGTCACCGCGCTCATCGTCGACGATCAGGAGCTGGTGCGGTCCGGACTGTCGTTGATCCTGCGCGAGAAGCACGGCATCGTGGTGGTCGGCGAATGCTCCGACGGGGACGAGGTCCCGGCCGCCGTCGACACATACCGTCCCGACGTCGTGGTGATGGACCTGCGCATGAAACGCGTCGACGGTATCGAGGCCACCCGACGGCTCACCGCCGCCGGGGGCCCGCCCGTGCTTGCCCTCACCACCTTCAACGACGACGAGCTGCTCTCCGATGTCCTGCGCGCCGGTGCCGACGGGTTCGTTCTCAAGGACTCCCCCGCCGAAGAACTCATTCGCGCCGTACGGGCCGTCGGCAGCGCCCAGAGCTATCTCGACCCAGCCGTGACGGCCCGCGTCCTGACCACCTACCGCAACTCCGCGGCGCCGGTCGCCGACGGTTCCGCGCTGGCGGAACTCACCCCGCGCGAACGCGATGTGCTCACCTTGATCGCCAAGGGCCACACCAACACCGAGATCGCCGACGAGTTATTCATCTCGGGGCTGACGGTGAAGACCCATATCGGCCGGATCTTCACCAAACTCGGCCTGCGCGACCGTGCTTCGGCGATCGTGTTCGCCTACGAGCAGCGCATCGTCACGCCCCGGTAG
- a CDS encoding TetR/AcrR family transcriptional regulator gives MQSSHTTRKDGSPTGSAREARRLETRARIFDAAVAEMGRSGLAAADVTAIANAVGVVRGTFYFHFPTKEHVLVELERHEEVNIVAELRDAPTGDGDLVSILLLLVRHVLAAERRLGPVVFRDMLGLHFSSTRPVEDEVAEHPLAEFLSDVVTEAQHAGRIPPEADAGELGVFFLTGLFALLATGVQDSPTADAVLGRYVTTIVKGMETR, from the coding sequence ATGCAGTCGTCGCACACCACGCGAAAAGACGGATCGCCCACCGGCAGCGCCCGAGAGGCCCGACGACTCGAAACGCGCGCGCGCATATTCGATGCCGCGGTGGCCGAAATGGGCCGTTCGGGCCTGGCGGCCGCGGACGTCACCGCCATCGCCAACGCGGTGGGCGTGGTGCGCGGAACCTTCTACTTTCACTTTCCGACCAAGGAACACGTCTTGGTCGAGTTGGAACGCCACGAAGAGGTCAATATCGTCGCCGAACTTCGCGACGCACCAACCGGTGACGGCGACCTGGTATCGATTCTGCTGCTGTTGGTGCGGCACGTGCTCGCCGCAGAACGCCGATTGGGACCCGTTGTCTTTCGGGACATGCTGGGATTGCATTTCTCCTCAACACGGCCGGTCGAAGACGAGGTGGCCGAGCACCCACTTGCGGAGTTCCTGTCCGACGTCGTCACCGAGGCGCAACACGCCGGACGGATCCCCCCGGAGGCGGACGCAGGTGAACTCGGGGTCTTCTTTCTCACCGGCCTATTCGCGTTGCTTGCCACCGGCGTGCAGGACTCCCCCACCGCAGACGCGGTGCTGGGTCGTTATGTCACAACGATTGTCAAAGGAATGGAGACACGGTGA
- a CDS encoding ABC transporter substrate-binding protein encodes MKITTTPTPGRRRPFFLAALFALVSAVALLLSACAGSGGPEQASSPSATGTGEIPKSTSGNVRILMENVPDSDIVKSMVADFNKDYPDIKVDIEQLTYDQMRDKLVSSFQSSTPNYDLIVVDNPWMVDFAKAKFLQPLDARIDSTPDYDAADFFKPLTDITTVDGVRYGVPFYNYALGYLYNTDDMAQAKQTVPTTLDELVSVSKALKSGDRAGIAMQPQRGYKIFEEWGNWLFAAGGSIYGPDGKPTLNTPEAKRALEAYIDTYKNAAPANSLNWSMDEAQRSLAAGQSASMINYNWQLPAVNEPGSGPSAGKFKLATIPGGKQVLGSWSWAIPANSGASDAAWAFASWITAKPHDVVRTEKGGAAIRQSTLKDPAVLNGTFGADYYETVEKLLANSAPLSQGPSGEEMIQAVGTELNEAVAGTKSVDDALAAAQAAAEKIQG; translated from the coding sequence ATGAAAATCACCACCACCCCGACACCAGGGCGGAGGCGGCCGTTCTTCCTGGCCGCCCTGTTCGCCCTGGTGTCCGCCGTCGCACTGCTGCTGAGCGCCTGCGCGGGCAGCGGAGGCCCGGAGCAGGCTTCGTCGCCCTCGGCCACCGGCACCGGCGAGATCCCGAAGAGTACCTCGGGCAACGTTCGCATCCTGATGGAGAACGTCCCCGACAGCGATATCGTCAAATCGATGGTGGCCGACTTCAACAAGGACTACCCGGACATCAAGGTCGATATCGAACAGCTGACCTATGACCAGATGCGCGACAAGCTGGTGTCCTCGTTCCAGTCCAGCACCCCGAACTACGACCTGATCGTGGTGGACAACCCGTGGATGGTGGACTTCGCCAAGGCTAAGTTCCTGCAGCCGCTGGATGCCCGCATCGACAGCACCCCCGACTACGATGCTGCCGATTTCTTCAAGCCGCTCACCGACATCACCACCGTCGACGGCGTGCGTTACGGCGTGCCGTTCTACAACTACGCACTCGGATACCTCTACAACACCGACGATATGGCGCAGGCCAAGCAGACGGTGCCGACCACACTGGACGAACTGGTCTCGGTGTCCAAGGCGCTCAAGTCCGGCGACCGTGCGGGTATCGCCATGCAGCCGCAGCGCGGGTACAAGATCTTCGAAGAGTGGGGCAACTGGTTGTTCGCCGCGGGCGGTTCCATCTACGGCCCCGACGGCAAGCCCACGCTGAACACGCCGGAAGCCAAGCGTGCGCTCGAGGCCTACATCGACACGTACAAGAACGCGGCCCCGGCGAACAGCCTGAACTGGAGCATGGACGAGGCGCAGCGCTCGCTGGCCGCCGGCCAGTCGGCGTCGATGATCAACTACAACTGGCAGCTGCCCGCCGTCAACGAACCCGGATCCGGCCCGTCCGCCGGCAAGTTCAAGCTGGCGACCATCCCCGGTGGCAAGCAGGTGCTGGGCTCGTGGAGCTGGGCCATCCCGGCCAACTCCGGTGCCTCGGACGCCGCGTGGGCGTTCGCCTCGTGGATCACGGCCAAACCGCACGATGTCGTGCGCACGGAGAAGGGCGGCGCCGCGATCCGGCAGAGCACCCTCAAGGATCCGGCCGTGCTCAACGGCACGTTCGGCGCGGACTACTACGAGACGGTGGAGAAGCTGCTGGCCAACTCCGCGCCGTTGAGCCAGGGGCCCAGCGGCGAGGAGATGATCCAGGCCGTCGGCACCGAACTCAACGAGGCCGTCGCCGGCACCAAGAGCGTCGACGACGCGCTGGCTGCGGCGCAGGCCGCCGCCGAGAAGATCCAGGGCTAG